The DNA region AGGACTTTGCGTTTTCCCATTCATCCACCCGCTTTCCGGCCAACATCGTGAACGTTGTACCTGCAAGGACAGTCTCAATGCCGCTCCCCCACTCTTTCGAAATCAACGGATCTCTTCCCGATGCACTCCAAGTGTGCAACTGTGTGTCAGTGTTTCTTCCCGGAGCGGATCGGCGGAAGCCGGCTCATCCCGCTGCAGGTGTTCGGCCTGCTTCAACCCGGGCGTCTTCGACCACGGATGCATCTGCCGGCGAACGATCGTGACTCTGCGCTTCATCCGCCTGCTTCGCGGCCAGCATCGTGAACGTTGCCACGTACAACACCCAGAACAGATTGAAATTGTTCGTCAGGATCGCGCTTTCGGAAATGTTGGAGACGATCATGAACGCTCCGTACAAGAGCGGCCAAGCATCCTCCCATCTGTTGTTGAATCGGACATGCCGGACGGCCATGATCAGGAATTTCACCAGCCCGGCCAGGAACAGGCCGACCCCGATCAACCCCAAATCCAGCCAAAGATCGATGAAACCGTTGTGGGAATGCGGGGGCTTCCACTGGATCACTTTCCAGACGGAGTTGGACGGTCCCTCCATTCCGTGCCAGAACCCGTAGTACCCGTAGCCCAGCCACGGCTCCCGCATCGCCATGGCGATCGCGTAGCTCCACAGGGGCGTGCGGCCCGTCATGGTCGCATCCTTTCCAAGCAGGCCGAAGAAGGATTCACCGTCGACAAGGATCCAAATTCCCACCCCCGCGACCGGGACCAGAAGGAGCAGCACAGCCCATTTGAACAGCCGGGGCTTGCGCCAAAAAAGCCAGATGAAGCCGAGCAAAACCATGAGCGCCACTTCGATCAGAAAGGCCGTTTGCGAATCGGACAACACCAGGAGTGCCATGGACAACCCCACAGCATAAGGCAACTTGTTATTGAATCTTGTCTTTGCATATTGAAACTGAAGAAGAGAAAACACCAAAAAGGACAAGGCCATGATTCTGCCGAGCGAATTTTTGTGGACGAATACGCCCTTCCAAGCCCCCTCGTGCTCCTGATGATCAATGGCCAAATCCCAGAACAGGGGCACGGCCAGAAGGCTCAGCACCATGATCACCGCCATCATGACGGCCAGGACGAGAAGCAACCGCTTCAACCCGAAGTGCGTGCCGATCCAGACTCCGAGCAGGGTCATCAAGGCGAGGGTGATGCTTTTCTGCAGGGTGACCTCCTCGAATCCGCTCCAAAGCACGGAGCAGAAAGCCCAGGCCACCGGCAGCCAGATCCACAGCGTGGGCCGCAGGCTTTCCTTCAGTTTGCGCCAAGTGAGCCAGGCAAAGAGGACGGTGAGCACAAACACGGGCAGTTTCAGAGCCTTGCCCAGCGGGTCCGCCCAAGCATATTCGTTTTCGAACATGGAAATGACCGCACCGGAAAACAGGAACAATGCGACCATGACAAATGCGTTTTCAAGTCTTTTGCGCTTCCGCAGTTGCACAGACAATTTCAATGTCGTTCCCCCACTCTTCCGAAATCACCCGGATGTCTTATGAAATGAACGCATGCTTATGCAACCTGGGTCAGTTTTTGCTTCTTCTTTCCGGAGCGGATGAGCGCCACGGCTCCCCACAATCCGGCCGCCAGCAGCAAGTCGGTGCCGATCAGCGCGATGGCCGCCCCTTTCCAGCCGTACCGGGGAATGAGCCAGACGTTCACCAGCACGCTCACGACGGTCACCGCGACCTGTACGGCGGAACGGACCCCCTGATGCCCCGATCCGGTCAGGGAATCGGCGGCGAAATAATGAACGGCCCTGAGGAGAGGAATGACGGAGAGACAGCGGATCACCTCCACGGAAGAGGCGTACTCCTCGCCCAGCATCATCGGGACGACGGGGGCGGTGATCCAGAGCAGCACGCCGACGACCAGCCCGTAACCGCCGGCCAGCGGAAGCAACTTTTTGGCAAACCGGAGGCTGCCCTGAATGCCGGAGGCGCCATGTTGAAAAAAGCGGGCGTACGCCGCGTACAGCATGGAGCGAACGGGCGTGAACGCCACGTCGATGATCCGGTATCCCGCCGCGTAAATGCCCGCCGTCTCCAGGGAAGCGAGCCGGGCGAGCAAGGTTTTGTCCAGATCGTTGTAGATGTTTTGCGAGGACAGGCTGATGGAGAAATACATCCCTTCCCTGATCTCTTCGGGAATCCGGCGCGGCTCCGGTGCGGGCCTGCCCAGCTCCCGGCAAACCAGCCAGACGGCGATCAGGCAGGCCACCGCCGTGCTCCCCAGGTAAAACCAGCCCCAATCGGCCGGCTTCGGCTGATCGACCGCCAACAAAAGAAAAGCGGCCGAAAGCATCCGGCTTCCGCTGAACAACACCTGAAAGCCCGCCGTTCTGCCCAGCCGCTGGAACGCCTGGTATGCCTGCCCGCAAATGTCATGGATCCGCGCAAACAGGATGTCGGAGACCGCGACCAAGATGACCAGACCGAGACTCACGGACTCCGGCAGGAGCCAGAAGGAGAGGCCCGCCACCAAGGCCACCAGGCAGCTTCCGGATACGATCGTCAGGATGAGTGCATTTCCCCAATACACGGAAAACAGATCCGGATTTCTGGACACGTTTTTGACCAACAGATTGCCGCTGCCCAAACTGGCAAAAGGCGCCAGAAGCGCCACCAGTGAAACCGTGCCGATAAATGCACCGTATCCCTCGTTTCCGAGGGATCGGGCGATGATGATGAAATAGACGGCTTGGATGCCGATCCGGCTCCCCATCCCGATGAAGGTGGAGAAGGTGTTCCGGGCCAGCAGATTGTTTTTCAAACGTTTGATCATGGCCGAGACCCTTTCTCTCTCAACAGGTGTTGCTTCTGAACATCACTTTGACCGTGGAAAGAATCAGATACAAATCCTTCATGAATGATGCAGTTTCAATGTATTCAAAGTCGTAATGCAAATTTTCGTGAATGGGGCGGGTCCGGTCTCCGCTGAGTTGCCACGGCCCCGTGATGCCCGGCTTGACCAGAAATCGCTGCTTTTCATAATCCGTGTAATATTGCTCCACGATCATTTTCTGCTCCGGTCTCGGTCCGACCAGGCTCATCTCTCCCCGGATGATGTTGATCAGTTGGGGCAGTTCATCCAAGCTGGTGCGCCGGAGAAAGCGTCCCACCCGCGTGATGCGGGGATCATCGGACGATTGCGGAGAGCGGCCCTGTTTCGGGACATCCCTGTACATCGTGCGGA from Staphylospora marina includes:
- a CDS encoding sugar transferase, translated to MEMRAERIAGSGMSISRNVTRSRYFRYVKPVLDWTLGMLLLLLVLPVMAIIAVAIKLDSPGPVIFRQPRVGKDGREFCIFKFRTMYRDVPKQGRSPQSSDDPRITRVGRFLRRTSLDELPQLINIIRGEMSLVGPRPEQKMIVEQYYTDYEKQRFLVKPGITGPWQLSGDRTRPIHENLHYDFEYIETASFMKDLYLILSTVKVMFRSNTC
- a CDS encoding lipopolysaccharide biosynthesis protein → MIKRLKNNLLARNTFSTFIGMGSRIGIQAVYFIIIARSLGNEGYGAFIGTVSLVALLAPFASLGSGNLLVKNVSRNPDLFSVYWGNALILTIVSGSCLVALVAGLSFWLLPESVSLGLVILVAVSDILFARIHDICGQAYQAFQRLGRTAGFQVLFSGSRMLSAAFLLLAVDQPKPADWGWFYLGSTAVACLIAVWLVCRELGRPAPEPRRIPEEIREGMYFSISLSSQNIYNDLDKTLLARLASLETAGIYAAGYRIIDVAFTPVRSMLYAAYARFFQHGASGIQGSLRFAKKLLPLAGGYGLVVGVLLWITAPVVPMMLGEEYASSVEVIRCLSVIPLLRAVHYFAADSLTGSGHQGVRSAVQVAVTVVSVLVNVWLIPRYGWKGAAIALIGTDLLLAAGLWGAVALIRSGKKKQKLTQVA
- a CDS encoding O-antigen ligase family protein yields the protein MKLSVQLRKRKRLENAFVMVALFLFSGAVISMFENEYAWADPLGKALKLPVFVLTVLFAWLTWRKLKESLRPTLWIWLPVAWAFCSVLWSGFEEVTLQKSITLALMTLLGVWIGTHFGLKRLLLVLAVMMAVIMVLSLLAVPLFWDLAIDHQEHEGAWKGVFVHKNSLGRIMALSFLVFSLLQFQYAKTRFNNKLPYAVGLSMALLVLSDSQTAFLIEVALMVLLGFIWLFWRKPRLFKWAVLLLLVPVAGVGIWILVDGESFFGLLGKDATMTGRTPLWSYAIAMAMREPWLGYGYYGFWHGMEGPSNSVWKVIQWKPPHSHNGFIDLWLDLGLIGVGLFLAGLVKFLIMAVRHVRFNNRWEDAWPLLYGAFMIVSNISESAILTNNFNLFWVLYVATFTMLAAKQADEAQSHDRSPADASVVEDARVEAGRTPAAG